The Arachis ipaensis cultivar K30076 chromosome B03, Araip1.1, whole genome shotgun sequence region attaactattttatttttttttattttaaaaaatcaattgaCCAAATAATTTAGTCATTTCCATTTCAactattttcaattaaaaaaaaagttgacCAACAATAAAATTATGTTACATGTCATATTCTCGTTAttgatcataaattcataatgTTTCATCCTAAAATATTTTACCTCCATTATTTCATTTGAAATTCTccatttatttattaaaacactATATATTGTCTTGATGGGCACAACAAATAAAGTAAACCACATATTTGTagcagtattttttttttcttattaaagaaAGTTATGCAGCAGTATTTACTATATCAATACTATTGTATAAGAGTGTTTAAGATTTGGTATCATCCTACACCCAAAACATATTTTATAGGattcaaatttattatttttagattGGATTCGGTTATATATAAACGCCCTTACTGTTGAAATAGTTTGTGTGTGTCCGTTTTTTTCTTCCTACTATACTTAAAGGTATTAAAGATATATAAACATTTAAGTAGCGTTTGGCAGAGAAATAGAAACGAAAAGACTGAAAttgagagacagaaattgaaataaatctcagtattttaTTTAGTGTAAAatgagagacagaaattgaaataagaatgaaattttaatttaatttgtataaataataaaattggaattaattaattgaaatgaagttattttaggtataaaatgttattaaaatttcagtttccatttctaaaaattttagtcttctgtgtccccactttttggaggtactgaaattttagaaatagagacagaaattttaatatCAATCTCTAAAGCAACAAATATAATACTGAATCTCAGTCTCATAATCTCTatttcagtacctcaaaacaaacactactTTTGAGAAGACACAAAATTTATAATCATCAATTGGTcatcaaatagtatttttaatggtgtgagattacattcaATGGTAAGagattactcatttttcttttaatagttaaataatagccacaaaatacaaaagttgctgaCCCTAAACTTTCTCTTTCCTTAATCCCAATAAAGAATGCCAAGTGGATACATAGATAGCATATATATAATCTTATTCTTGTCTGTGTTTTCATTCATTCACCATTCATTGATAAGCTACTAGCGAGTCCAAAGTAGTACTATAACATACATTTTGTATATATGGAAGCGGAGCATTattttccttctccttctctctGCTCAACCAGGTATAAATACATTGTCATTGATAATAATTTGTGTGTGTACTGGAAATGAATGAATCTAATTAATGTGTTGATTTGTATGGTAATGGATGAAGATGGTGGTCAAAGGAGACGGTGGCGGTGGTGACGGGTGGGAACAAAGGCATAGGGTATGCGTTGGTGAAGCAATTTGCGGAGCTTGGACTGAGCGTGGTCCTGACTGCGAGAGACTACCATAAAGGGGAAGCTGCTTTACAGGCCCTTGAAGCACATGGTCTTGCCAATCACCTTCACTTTCTCTTGCTCGATGTTTCTGACCCTCTTTCCATAAAAAATTTCGCATCCTCCTTTCAAGCCAAATTCGGACCCACCTTGGATATTCTCGTATGCATTCCCGCTTTTAATAATCCAAATATCaacacaattccttcctaattatgtgattttatttttaattaattaggttAATAACGCGGGTGTGTCGTTCAATGAGCTAGACGGGAACACGGTGGAGTATGCAAAAACGGTTATGGATACTAACTTTTATGGCCCTAAGTTGTTGATTGAGGCTCTCCTTCCACTCTTCcgttgctcttcttcttcttcttctgtctcTCGTGTTCTCAACATTAGCTCAAGGCTTGGCTCCCTTGATGTAAATTTAAATTCTCTttctttcattcattcattcattcatcactTTATCTAATTATGTGATGCCATGCAGAAATTGAGGAACAAGAAGATGAGAGAAATGTTGGAGAGGGGGGAGTTAGGGGAAGAGGAAATAGAGGGAATGGTGAAGAGGTTCCTTGGAGACGTGAAGAGTGGAAGGTGGGAGAATGAAGGGTGGCCATTGCAGTGGACTGACTACGCGGTCTCCAAGCTGGCTCTCAACGCATACTCAAGGCTGCTCGCTAAGAAACAAAGTGGCCTCAGTGTCAACTGTTTTTGCCCTGGCTTCACACAGACCGCCATGACAAGGGGAAAGGGCACCCACACCGCCGACCATGCTGCTGCCCTTGCCGCCACACTCGCCTTGCTTCCCCCCTCCCACTTGCCTACCGGCAGGTTCTTCTTGCTTAGCCGCAACACCACTCCTACTACTACTATTACTTCTAAACTTTGATCCAATTTCTCTGcctaattttatatattttttttcagaaattCACAACCAGTATTCAACCAATttcattattataattatttttgttggttgaaaaaatatttattagctccTGTATCCGATGATTTATTTTATACTGGTTCAACAAAAAGGTTACAACTTTGCCTAATAACAACAAATTGAGCTAGGCTAATATAACATGCTTATAAGGTAGTTTCTTGTTTTGTAATTATTTCTAATAGAAAAAGTATAAGGagcaatgaaatatttgtacaatgtgtacaatgaaagtTTAGAGATGTCCGAtttagtattagagatataactattaatGTTATCTTTTTTCATCAGTTGAAGTTTTTggaatgagtggtatcatgacatgataATTATTATCCTAGTACCCAAAtagttattctggatagtatagatgttcattttttaactcatatagCCTATTGTACACACTCTCTAGTAGAACTCCAAGTAACTGTAACCTATCTAAAATATGATCTCAATACGTTAATTATTTATCAAGgtagatttattttttaaaaggacactttatatgatatttaaaaatagaataatattagagagataataatttaaaattatcttattttttaaATGTTGCTAACTATATGTCTAATTATATTTTCATTTATGgacctaaaaatgaaattacTTTATTTGTCCCGCCAAATGAAGTTAGTAATAGGGCTTATCcatttttgtcattatttttaattattaactcaATTtacttaatttaataatttatcttAGCAAACAACAATTATTAGTAATAGGATTTATTACTCAATTTAGTAATATGTATGAAAGcaaacaacaaaaaaataatCTATCTTAGCACTTGACGTTTAAAGACAGCAATTAAGAAATCGAAGTAGAACGAGTAACTGAATTTTCTATTGATATTGTAATTGAACCACCCCCTAATCCCTATAAACAAATAAACCAATTTTTTAGTTGAGTGGCAACATAACACATACATGAAAAAACTGTTGTTAATTAATGATGAAGCGTCATGAAAGATCCTAGTGATAGGTGAATGACAAAAAGGCAGTTGGTTTTAGTTCCATGCATGGTCTCCTGACTCAGCAGGGAATTATATGATGAACACAAGCAAGAAACAAAGAATCTTTAATTTCGTTTTGTGTGTTTGAAACTTTGAATCAAGAATAATGTGGTTGATTCCAAGCATCTCCCTCGACGTATGGGATTCCTTCCAGGACCTCCCATTCACAAGCAGCGCCTTCTGGAGCAGGGAGAAGGAGGATGCTGGTGACACGTAGCACCGCGTGGAGAGGAGCAGCGGGAGCTTCATCAGGCGCTTTGACAATAAATATATGGAAaagtataatataataaaatattttaactttTTACGAAAATatttaatctaaaattttaaaaatttcaNNNNNNNNNNNNNNNNNNNNNNNNNNNNNNNNNNNNNNNNNNNttatacataaaaataattattaaaagatattttagCCAAATAAACTAACATGAATGTTATTTAATTCTtataaaagaggaaagaagagtATTATTTTTGGGTCTTGCATTCTTCTATTatcatttttatataaaaaatgttatatgattattattatttttgttaagataCACCCTTGCACACACAACTCCTTTTCTCCATGAATTCCATATATCAATTTCTTAGTCATTGCTAGAATTTGAATCCACTGTACCTTCTAGCAAAGTAAACATAGTTGTCACTTACGATGCAtggacactgacacggacacgggacacgacacgatacgggacacgctgacacgcgaattttaaaattttatatgacacggggacacgcatatatataaaatataaaatactttTTAGATagattgtaatgatattttgatattttattgatattaaaatataaactaaaatttttaattatttttaatgtcttattttaattatatcaagtatttaaaatattttttgttttaataaataataatatatactatatataaatttattttaaatatatatgttaAGGATAAGACTGGACAGcagacacgtgatggtatttaggtgtgtccagacATGTCCggagaataattttttattttttattaagacacggttggatacagcagacacgcgtgtcggacaaATATCGGTGAGTATCGTATCCGAAATGTGTCTGACACGCGAATACGATAACTCAGCGAaatgtccgtgcttcataggttGCCACTAAAGAAGGCCTTTCTCTATGTGTATACTCCAGTCTTCTTTGGACATTAGTGCAATCTAGTCATTTTCATTCAAATTCGGTTTTTGAACAAGGCTTTTCATTGAAATTTATTCATTACCCTCTAAGTATTAACTATTAATGATGAATGTGTTAGCCCATACATTATTGGGCTACGCTGTAACCCAAAAACTGTAACCAAGACCTGAACAAAATATGAAGCCTTTGTTTGCTACAAATGTTATAGCCGAACCAAAAACTATCTTCCTGTACATATTATTGACCAGAATTAATTTAACTATtcattttaattacttttattagaTACGGCATTATAAAAGGTTTACTCGAGGAAAGATCTTATTATCCGTATAGAGTACAAAACTTTTACTCTAGATTTTTCTGATAATTAGATTTATCTTTTGTATTATACTGGTCTCATTTTTTTAAGGGAACAACTAGGGAACCAAAAGCATATCAGCCAAAATGTGTTTAATTGTATTTAATTAAACATATTATCTCCCTATTATCACCGCACTAAAAATTACTCAATTAGGTTATTGGCAACGGGTGTTTCAATTTGTTGTTTGGGACAAAGGGCATTCCTTTCTTGTCTCTTCGTTATTCTGATTATAGAAGCAAGATGCCTCTCCTTATGTTAGGAAATTAAATGACAACTCTATCTTTGCAATCAACAAGAGCAGATATAACACTTTGTTAAcattttaaacaaaaattaatattaataacaCTAATTAATACAATGAGTAATAGAACGCAGCTCTTATACAGCGTATAATTCCAATATGCCTTTAATGATAACTCATTAGCAATTCTCTTTAATTAAAAAAGGATAAATTATTAAACATTTATTGATGTTTCTGTCAAAAGAAGAAAGCGCGATTACTTTTTGTAACTTTAATTCATAGATTGGTAGCTGCAAATGATGAAGTTGGTGCATGCCAGTCACTCGGATAAGGTCAGTTCAGCATGCATAATAGACGCCACTAAATAAACATTAACccccaaataaaaaataaataaagaaaaagaaacatttaCAATAATGCAATCTATACATATCGAGATTATGTGTCATATAATTGGTTATGACTTATGGCAAATAACTCATCAGGTCAACCATTAGTTGGAATGTTGGATTTGGATAGGGAGGGGAAAAAGTGACATGATGTTCATTAATTGAAATAAACGCAACCAAAATAATAGTCATTAGTCATATGAAGCATACATCAAACTTATATACGTAAATTAATATCCCTACGATTTGATAGCTCATAGTATATCTTCAGTTCGTTGTTAATCTAAATAAACAATggtaattaaactaaaaaatggtATTCGAATTTCAAAAAGTTATATCTGTCAAATATATTTTCAAAAGACATAAGGTCTCAAAAGGTAACAGACAAATCTTTTATTTGACAAATAATTTGTACACTTACTTTAAATTTTTGTAGAACAAtcttataaatatattaaaagatGCATATAAAAAAGTGGAGGAAAATTCGATCGCAAAaactcttttttaatttttttttattaaaaaacgaTTATTCACAAAAAAAGTCACTTCATTTTTATACAATTAATATTTTGGCATTTTTATTTAGAATTGTACGGTTAGTCGGTTACCAAACGGTTTAGGATTGTTTGTCGGGTGTGAAGGTATGTCCCAGCCTTGACATGGATCATGGGAATAAGAAGCGTGAGCGGTCGATTTTTCGAATTCTTCGCGAGTTAAGGGGGGTgctacctgcaaggacactccaacACTCAAGTCAGCAGGTATACAGGTGACAAAGAAGAAAAGTTATGATGACGTACtgtgggggaggggtaggaccctccccttatatacccTGTCAGTAGGGCGGGCCCTACGGAGGAAGGCCTCCTTCCAAGAAACTTCATTTCCCACAACTGTCATGCAGCTGGTAGTAAGGGTACGTGTCTGGATCGCAGACCGAGCAGGTTATGCGAGTTGACCCGGCCGCACATATCGGTTTGTTCGTGGGCTGGGGCGACAATTGTGCTCAGCTAAGTTGGACCGTAACAAGAATATAGCACCTCAAGTTCAACTGGAGGCACTCCAATGTTGCTCACATGCTTAATAACCCCACATGCCAAATAAAAGTGTTCAAAGAAAAGTAACCTAATTTGGTTACGATAGTATtaggaagataaaaaaaattgtcggaacttatcttatttagtatttattaattgtcagaagataaagaaaattgtcaaaacttatcttatttagtatttattaataacCCCACATGCCAAATAAAAGTGTTTAAAAAAGGTAACTTAATTTAGTTACGGTAATATTAGGAAGATAAAGAGAATTGTCGgaacttattttatttagtatttattaattatcccaataattaatactaaataaagtaaattatagttatttttgattaattttttttatcaaatatttcCGTTTGGTTAATAGTAACTAGGGTATGGCATAATGGCAATATTAACACAACAAAAATCTTCTcgtaagataaaaatttagtacTCATGTTACCAATATTTTAAGATAAGAGAATATAATGTCCAAAACTATCGAAGGAAATAATACCTTTTCTAATTTTCTTTGGCAGTAAACAATATAATTTACTAATGAGTTGTTACGTACACAAGTCAAAATTTGAAtttctaatatttatttaaacgAATGAGTAAATTGACCATTCGACTAATTCAAAATGGTTTAACCAATAGATTGCTTGCTGTGTGCACGAGATGGGATTCAAACTCTCAATATTTAATTAAACGAACAAGTAAACTCTCTACTTGATCAACCCAAATTAATTTAAgcaatataaatatttataataGTTTTCCTCCTCTTCGTTCTTATGAGATTTTCTAGAGATGGATAAAATTGAGGTACAAAAAGTTTAATGGATTTGGAAATGGACTAGGGTCCAAAACGGACCTCCTAAGAAACGTAATTCACGGCTAACTATGGGCCATCAAATTAGGAggtctaaagtctaaaccctatcCAAACACTCCCTTTGAAATCAAAATACAAATCTCCCCATGATATAATTTTAAATGATAATATTAGACAGTAATATataaacatatatttatatatatatataataaattgaataaaaattaaatattatatgtAGATAtagtatattaattaaaataaaNNNNNNNNNNNNNNNNNNNNNNNNNttatatacaaatatataatgacAGATTATAATAGtaaattttaatatacaaataatatttttgaataaaatagGGTTATCGTATGTTAAACTTTGAAAATAAATCTTACAATAAggcaaatttaaaagaaaatattaaagagttattagaatttgttattttttttcttcatttaacTATTAATTCTATTTCTTTAGTCTATTAAATCAACAAAATACTTTatctcatatttttaaatattataacaaataattaatatctaaaaataataaattttaatagggCTCTAACATTTCTGGGATTTAAATTTCCTCTGTTACTATGGGAGTTTCTCTAATCAATGATCTCATGAGTGTAGTTGATTGACTGCTGATCTCTAAAGTAGATCCTAATCTAGATCGATACCAAAATCACTTAAACtttaaaacatatattaaaaaagaaaataataataaaaataataagccATGATAATGTCACAGCTGCTACTCATAATAAGTCACAACAGCAATGTGACCCTCCACGTGTTGACAGCACATATCTTATTGCATGTTACTTGAAATTATTTTGCAGTCTTTGCTAGCTATGCTTGGTACCTTACTAGCAAAGGCAAATCCATATCCATATAATAGACAGAGTGATCAACACAAAGGAGGAAGCCTTCgatctatttctttcttctcttttaaaATGGTGGCCCTTCAATCTTCATAACCAAGAAACCCTAAATGGATAGCTTCCTAAGCCTATATGGGCCAATGTACAAGATAAAAGAGGCAATCAATAAAATTGGTTGAGATTCCTAACTTCAACCAATATGTATATACTTGGTTTGATTAACAGTAAAATCAACAGATTGAGGTTGGTATAATGGTTAATTTATTAGTCTGTTTAAGTAAGTGTTATTTATTGACCaacaacaaaattttaaatagaGTTTCGATCTGACGAATTAATTATTAACTTGCTGAGCTGAAAAAACCGTGAGAAACCAAAATACAATAATTAACAGGTTAAATACAATGCAATAATTGTCTTTTAACGGCGGCAGGAATTCGTTGCTTAACATCCATCTATTATTTGCTTTGATTACGAAGGCAATCAATAAACcaaacaaacaaaaagtaaacTAATGGCATTCACTTACCCCCAACCGATACCATTTTGTTCTTTCACTCTTTCAGACGAACTGTTTCCTACCCCATTACTAGATGATTCATTCATTAATGTCTACTATGTAGAATTCTAGAACCTAGACCAATTGGACCGATttgtataaattaataattaagtacattaaaattatattatttaataaaaagcAAGGTACTAATAAATAGTGGAACTGCTTGAATCTGACAAAACTCTCTTGGATCCTGAAAAGCCTAATAATTATTGTGGTCTTTCTCTTATTCAACATTCCGAGCCCAAAACCTTAACCAACAGCTGTAATTTCTTGCTTAAGTAACCGGAATTGAACAAAATAGATAAGCTTCCAATAATAATGAAATTAAGGTAGTAGATTTGATTTAGTTGGGGGAGTAATTGATGTTATGTGAAGGAGGCACACGTGACGTAGGGTAGATTTGGTTGCATTAGCAAAACATACAAAATGAATGAAGGGGGACCGTACAGCGGACTCACATGCACACGTTCCATAAATCCACCACTGCACCACCACCATAATAATCATCGTCTCTGCCGTCAAAACTACTTTATAGCTGTAGTCCACTTTCACTCACTGCTaccaaaatatttattttaacatTGACACTTCTACTTCACTCACTAGTCACTACTCGCTCGCTGCTTTTATGCTTCAAACAAATTGAACCAGTATTCATTATTAGGGCTGAGCACGGGTACCGGATACCCGATTACCTGTTTGAATTCGaatcgaaccaattaaattggttttgGAATCAATCGGTAATCGGGTTCAACTCGAACCAAACTGATAGTCTTTATTAATAATTGGTTCGGGTATTAATTCTGATGGTGCAGAACCCAAACCAATGCGcaaacccgatcatatattaattaaataaaaaaattaaaaaaatatatatatgactttttcgTTAGacactattaatatgtttggattttaatgaatttagtttttaatgtatttgatgTTTAACATGTtttgattatttctattgatgttacatgtttattgtacttattgaatttttaaaataaaaaattggttttttttttttttataaatttcaaaGTTATCGGGTACCCAATTATTCGAACCGAACCAATCAATTCTTAATTGATTTAGTTTGGTTCGGGTATATATACAAAAGAACACAAATCCAAACTAAACCAAATCAATTATATTTTGATCGACtcgattctaattttaccatGAACTCGAACCAAACCAACCCGTACTGACCCTAATTCATTATTCTCAATCTTTCTTTACCATCAATTGGGGGTGTGTTTGAAACTCTTAGAAATTCAATTACCTTTTTANNNNNNNNNNNNNNNNNNNNNNNNNNNNNNNNNNNNNNNNNNNNgtgatataaaataattatttacattatttaatatttaaaatcaaattgctTAGTTGGTATAATTAAAAGAatgatataaaataatattatttttggtgacaatttttttagtttaaaatcATTAGTTTCGTTATTTTCAATTATAACTCAGACAAGAATACTTAAAATATTTGCAGAAAATCTTTATAGATTCCCAAACATACTCTCATTCggttttttgtaataataatgaCTGGGCCATGGCCCANNNNNNNNNNNNNNNNNNNNNNNNNNNNNNNNNNNNNNNNNNNNNNNNNNNNNNNNNNNNNNNNNNNATAACAAAAAAAGTAATTAATATTAGTTaacttttttttatcataaaattgTTTTTTAATTCTCATTTTAGAAGATATGAGATTTTAAATTAgaatgtaaaatttaaaattgaaaaaaggaATTCCTTAGTTCAATTCTTTTAAGAAACAGCCTGAAATTATCTATTTAGCCCTTGAATGGGCAATAGTTATTTAAATTTGATGACGGTTCAATAGAAAATGAGATCTGAGTGGCTCCGTTTTTAATCCTAAGGTCAAAACATTGGATTCTATAGTGAAAACATTGGTAGAAGCAGGGAAGCAGTAAAACCAGGAAAAGTATACTGGGTGGACGTCTCGATTACATAAAATCTCTACAGACTCATAAACAATGAGGGACCAAGCTCATGTACCCTGCTTTATACTTTATACAAGTCAAGACACATTCAGAAATATTAGGGGGGGGAATTCTGAGGAAATCCGTAAAATAATAGAATTGAAAAATTacaattcttattattttaatttaaaaaatgagtaaatatttattttctttaGTTTACTGAATCTCCTCATACTCGAAGAGCGAAGGGTATAAAGTAGCAGGAGAAGAGAAGTTTGACCGGGTCAAAACCAGAAATGGTTCCCTCCAACCAAACTCCAAAATCAAATCACGACTTTCGAAGAGTCCTTTGTTAGTTGCTTCTTTAAGGAAAAAAATAAAGGCGGGTGAGGATACAGTTGGAAGAGAGAGATAAATGGGCCCCGCACCAACTAGGCCTCAGGATAATATGGGGCCAAAATTGTACCCATCAAAATTCCAACCAAATACGTACACCTAATTCCATCTCTCACTTTGCTTCAAAACATAATGCCTAAATAGGCAAACCATCAACGTCTATCACCTTCTCAAGAACCATGTGTTACTCTTATTTCCCATCACTTTAATTCTTCGGACATAATTAACATAGAATatagagaaataaaaactaattattttCCCTTGATTCCACCAAGGGAAATTAGGCAAAACAGTAGAATTCAAGAATTACACAAGAGATATTATTACATAGTATAAATTATTACATATACTATAACAAGCAAAAGAGAGGGATTGTACATAAGGTATGGGTAAAACCTTTCATCAATTCCTTGTTAGCTTGACTTGGAACACTTTTTCCAATTCCATACACCATACCATACCTTGCCCCTTAGTATATTGTTGCCCATATGAAAATGAACCGCGTATCTTATTACAACTAATTAATAATACTAACAAGTACCAAAAAATATAGAATAACCTTCTTCCCTAAACTATTTCTTTAACTATTGCTTCAAACTAGAAAACAGAGATCCCAGAAGCTACAATCCGTTACCCTAAACCTGGATGTTTTATtgcaactaactacccaaaacaCATTCCTTGAATCCCATCATTCATgggacaaaaaaaaaaaccaaaacaaaacacCAAGTTTACTAGCACAAACCAGTGGCCAATTTTCACTATTTTTCATCTCCATGGCCTTTTAAAACTAGAAAAGAACAATTTTTGTTTTCAAGTCAGAGTCAATAAGTCCACTCCTGCGGGAGGCGAACTTCGTAGCTGGCTGCCTCTTCCCGCCGTGCCCTTAATCTGTTCTGCATCAGAACAGCGTTTCTTCTTGCAACCAATGCatctaaaacagaaaagaaatatcTGAACAAGGAAACCCTTAAATAAAATGTCACAGACATGAGAAACAGGGACTAGGCTTACCATAATCAGTGGCAAAGGCGTTGGAGAAGCACGGCTGAAGTGATGGACCATTAAAACCCTCAATGTTTAGGTTCAAAGCATGAACAACCTTAGCCGGAACCACAACAGGTGCAGAACCTGATGGAATAAACGATTAAAATTAGATACAAGTGGACCAACCCTATAAGAAATTAAACGAGCCAAGAGAGGGGTTTACCAGTCTTCTTTCGAGGCTCGGCGGTGTTCCCATAATGGCGAGGCAAGAACACCCCTGTTCCACCAGAGCTGGCTCTTTTGGCGGCAGATCCAACCGGAACCGGAACCCGATGCCCGGATCTGCCATACTGCAAGTTGTTCTGATTCTGGTGAGGTTGGGGCCATGCAGATTGGAGACGGTTACCACATTTTACACTCTCGTAACAAACTTCACGCGCTCTGTGCTGCTGTTGGAGGAGCCAGTATGCTTTATTACCAGCCCCCAGACTTCCCCATGTAGAACCACACTGTTGATTCAACACCTGCTCTTGAGAAACCTGAACACAATGGAAAAAGATTATTAGATTCAAGTTTTTCAGAAATGCCTTCTTCCCAAAGACCGTTTTGTTACCTGAGGAGCGTGGTTACAGAACGAGGGGCATACGGTGGTGTGAAGGTTCTTCGGTGCTGCTGCGGTGGCGCGTGCAGAGTTAAGAAACCCTCTGTTGCTCTGAGACACGTGGTCGTTCAGCTTCATCCTGGCCACTTGTCCTGCGGCTTGGTATATAACCTCCCAAGGGTCGTTTTGGTCGGCGAACGGCGTCGTCGAAGGGGAAGGAACACGGGAAGATCCGTTCGGTGTTCCTTCGCCGGAAACTAAGCTACGGCCGGACCAGCTTCCGATTCCGCTAAGGGTAGACTGAGGCGAGCCAGCCATACCGCGAGTTTTGCATGCCTGTGAGAACCAAAACGAAAATAGAGAGTTAGCTTCAGAAGGAAGAGAAAGTGTGTTATTGTGGCTTTCAGAATATTCTATACCTCAGGTTTCTCAGTGGCGAGTTGTTTGCGTGAGTCGTGAATCGTCGCCTGACTGAGCCGGCGAGTCAAGCCGGCGAAGAAGTCTTCTTCCTCGTCGCTGCTCTCCGTCTCGGTGGAGCCAGCAACGGACTCCACCGGAGAGGACACACCAAACTCATAGGGGAACTCGGAAGGAAAGCAGAAAACGGCGTCCGGGTCGGCTTTTGGGGAGCCCTTAGCTCCGTCGAGGAAGTGCGG contains the following coding sequences:
- the LOC107634669 gene encoding (+)-neomenthol dehydrogenase — protein: MEAEHYFPSPSLCSTRWWSKETVAVVTGGNKGIGYALVKQFAELGLSVVLTARDYHKGEAALQALEAHGLANHLHFLLLDVSDPLSIKNFASSFQAKFGPTLDILVNNAGVSFNELDGNTVEYAKTVMDTNFYGPKLLIEALLPLFRCSSSSSSVSRVLNISSRLGSLDKLRNKKMREMLERGELGEEEIEGMVKRFLGDVKSGRWENEGWPLQWTDYAVSKLALNAYSRLLAKKQSGLSVNCFCPGFTQTAMTRGKGTHTADHAAALAATLALLPPSHLPTGRFFLLSRNTTPTTTITSKL
- the LOC107631160 gene encoding uncharacterized protein LOC107631160; translated protein: MAKLLDDAALWLPPPHFLDGAKGSPKADPDAVFCFPSEFPYEFGVSSPVESVAGSTETESSDEEEDFFAGLTRRLSQATIHDSRKQLATEKPEACKTRGMAGSPQSTLSGIGSWSGRSLVSGEGTPNGSSRVPSPSTTPFADQNDPWEVIYQAAGQVARMKLNDHVSQSNRGFLNSARATAAAPKNLHTTVCPSFCNHAPQVSQEQVLNQQCGSTWGSLGAGNKAYWLLQQQHRAREVCYESVKCGNRLQSAWPQPHQNQNNLQYGRSGHRVPVPVGSAAKRASSGGTGVFLPRHYGNTAEPRKKTGSAPVVVPAKVVHALNLNIEGFNGPSLQPCFSNAFATDYDALVARRNAVLMQNRLRARREEAASYEVRLPQEWTY